TCCAGCACCGACGCCACCATGCCCGGCCGCATCCGGTCGGCGGGCCGGGCGTAGTGCACGCCCGCTCGCCACAGCGCCTCGTCGGCGTAGATGTTGCCGATGCCCGAGGTCACCGTCTGGTCCAGCAGCACGGTCTTGATGCCGCGGCGTCCCCGCCGCACCCGCCGGTTCAGCGCGGCCCGGGCGGCCGGCTCGGCTAGCACCGGATCGAGCAGGTCCCGGCCGATGTGGGCCACGGCATCGGGAAGCAGCCCCGCCACGGGGGCGCCTCCGGCGTCACCACCGGGGCCGCCGTCGGGGGTGGGCACCAGATCGGCCACGGTGACGTATCCGAAGGTGCGCTGGTCCACGAACCACAGATCGGGGCCGCCGGCGAGGGAGAGGTGCACACGCAGGTGCGGGTGAGGTGCGCCGTCGGGAACCTCGTCCCGCACGAGCATCTGCCCGCTCATGCCCAGGTGGACCAGCAGGGCGTGGTCCTCGGGCTCACCGTCCGGGCCGGCCATCGTCAGCCAGCAGAACTTGCCGCGGCGCACCGCGGCCGTGAACGTCCTGCCCGTGAGCAGCGCCGCGAGCTCGGCCGCTCCGCCCTCCTGACGGCGCACGGCCCGCTCGCGCAGCACCTGCACCCCGGTCACGGGCCGGCCAAGCACATGCGCAGCCAGGCCCGACCGCACGGTCTCCACCTCGGGCAGCTCGGGCACTAGGCCTCGCCGCCGCCGGCGGCCTCCAGGGCCCGGTAGGCGTTCTCGGCGGCGCGCTGCTCGGCGATCTTCTTCGACGAACCCTCACCCTCGCCCCAGTCCTGGCGGTCGAGGGCCAGGGTGGCGACGAAGTGACGCTGATGGTCGGGGCCGGTCGCCTCGATCCGGTAGACCGGCGCCCCCAGCCCGCGCTCGGCCGCGAGCTCCTGCACGCTGGTCTTCCAGTCCAGCCCGGCCCCCAGGCCGGCGGCGTCGGTGAGCCGCGCGCCCACGAGCCGCTGGACGAACGCGCGGGTCGGCTCCAGCCCGTGGCACAGGTACACGGCCCCGATGACGGCCTCGAGCGTGTCGCACAGGATCGAGTCCTTGTCGTGCCCACCGGTGCCCTGCTCGCCGCGTCCGAGCAGCAGGTACTGCCCGAGCCCGATCTCGCGTGCCACCGCCGAGAGCGCCCGCTGGGAGACGGTGGCGGCCCGCATCTTGGCCAGATCACCCTCGGCGCGATCGGGGTGGGTGCGGTAGAGGTGCTCGGTGACGACCACACCCAGGACCGAGTCGCCCAGGAACTCCAGGCGCTCGTTGGTGGGGATGCCCCCGGCCTCGTGCGCGAAGGAGCGGTGGGTCAGGGCGAGCACGAGCAGCTCCGGGTCGACCTCGATGCCCAGCGCCTCGACCAGCTCGTCGAGGGCGCGGGCGGTCACCTCTCGCGCTCCTGCTGGT
Above is a window of Ruania suaedae DNA encoding:
- the mutM gene encoding bifunctional DNA-formamidopyrimidine glycosylase/DNA-(apurinic or apyrimidinic site) lyase; translated protein: MPELPEVETVRSGLAAHVLGRPVTGVQVLRERAVRRQEGGAAELAALLTGRTFTAAVRRGKFCWLTMAGPDGEPEDHALLVHLGMSGQMLVRDEVPDGAPHPHLRVHLSLAGGPDLWFVDQRTFGYVTVADLVPTPDGGPGGDAGGAPVAGLLPDAVAHIGRDLLDPVLAEPAARAALNRRVRRGRRGIKTVLLDQTVTSGIGNIYADEALWRAGVHYARPADRMRPGMVASVLEAAEEVMREALVAGGTSFDALYVNVNGASGYFDRSLAVYGQAGRPCPRCGTAIVREAFANRSSFFCPRCQRAPR
- the rnc gene encoding ribonuclease III, with the protein product MTARALDELVEALGIEVDPELLVLALTHRSFAHEAGGIPTNERLEFLGDSVLGVVVTEHLYRTHPDRAEGDLAKMRAATVSQRALSAVAREIGLGQYLLLGRGEQGTGGHDKDSILCDTLEAVIGAVYLCHGLEPTRAFVQRLVGARLTDAAGLGAGLDWKTSVQELAAERGLGAPVYRIEATGPDHQRHFVATLALDRQDWGEGEGSSKKIAEQRAAENAYRALEAAGGGEA